The Streptomyces pactum genome contains a region encoding:
- a CDS encoding HEAT repeat domain-containing protein, translating to MLIGEVARRSGVSARMLRHYESLGLVRPTGRTGAGYREYSDEDIRRIFHIESLRALGLSLRDIGRALDDPGFTPSELVDDLVRRTRERIARETELLTRLRRIGAAEPAGWEDVLQTVALLRALGSKSAGTRQRAALSSVDEMPVPVEALAEAALRETDPNVAGALRWALAHSGDGGLALLAEGLGSPEPEVRERAVQSIAEIADGAATALLRDALMNHPDTVVRRYAAVVLGTRGVAEAVPILVDMVVEEAHDVDAADALGALARDPALADRITAGLVARLTRGTAGPAARRRLAQALADIPGVSAARALLDLAEDEDRAVALTATYVLELRGAR from the coding sequence GTGTTGATCGGTGAGGTGGCACGACGGTCCGGGGTCAGCGCCCGCATGCTCAGGCACTACGAGTCGCTCGGCCTGGTGCGGCCGACGGGCCGCACCGGTGCCGGGTACCGGGAGTACTCCGACGAGGACATCCGGCGGATCTTCCACATCGAGAGCCTGCGGGCGCTGGGGCTGTCGCTGCGTGACATCGGGCGCGCGCTCGACGATCCCGGCTTCACGCCCTCGGAGCTCGTCGACGACCTCGTCCGCCGGACGCGGGAACGCATCGCGCGTGAGACGGAGCTGCTCACGCGGCTCCGCCGGATCGGTGCCGCGGAGCCCGCCGGCTGGGAGGACGTCCTCCAGACCGTGGCACTCCTGCGGGCGTTGGGGTCGAAGAGCGCCGGAACGCGCCAGCGGGCCGCCCTGTCCTCGGTCGACGAGATGCCGGTGCCGGTGGAAGCACTGGCCGAGGCGGCGCTGAGGGAGACCGACCCGAACGTCGCCGGAGCTCTGCGATGGGCTCTGGCACACTCGGGTGACGGCGGACTGGCGCTGCTGGCCGAGGGACTCGGCTCGCCCGAGCCCGAGGTGCGCGAACGTGCCGTGCAGTCCATCGCCGAGATCGCGGACGGTGCGGCGACCGCACTGCTGCGGGACGCCCTCATGAACCATCCCGACACCGTGGTCCGCAGGTATGCGGCCGTGGTGCTCGGGACACGTGGGGTGGCCGAAGCGGTTCCGATCCTCGTCGACATGGTCGTCGAGGAGGCCCACGACGTCGATGCGGCCGATGCGCTGGGCGCGCTGGCGCGTGATCCCGCGTTGGCGGACCGGATCACCGCCGGGCTCGTCGCACGCCTCACCCGTGGCACCGCCGGTCCGGCCGCGCGCCGACGGCTGGCACAGGCGCTCGCGGACATCCCGGGGGTCTCGGCGGCACGTGCCCTCCTGGATCTGGCCGAGGACGAAGACCGTGCCGTGGCGCTCACCGCGACCTATGTTCTCGAGCTGCGCGGAGCACGGTGA
- a CDS encoding LacI family DNA-binding transcriptional regulator: MHDEAEVDARVTLAEVAKEAGVSPPTVSKVLNGRSDVSSLTRAKVESLLEVHGYRRRTSAPPRSPLVELVFHELDSVWAMELVRGVESVAKANRATVVLTRSGTRHAPAPDWIEGVLRRRPLGVVLVFSSLPAEVKHRLRARDIPFVIVDPAGDPDPDVPSVGSANWAGGLAATRHLTGHGHERVAVITGPEDMLCSLARLDGYRSAMTMAGLPTDPRLVRFGDFHVRSGFEHAMDLLNGPERPTAIFAGSDLQALGVLEAARLTGLRVPEDLSVVGYDDVPLAQWASPPLTTVHQPLRHMAEEAARMLFRPDEPGRTAQRIALATHLVVRQSTAPRG; this comes from the coding sequence ATGCACGACGAAGCTGAGGTGGACGCTAGGGTGACCCTGGCCGAGGTGGCGAAAGAAGCGGGGGTGTCCCCTCCGACAGTTTCGAAGGTCCTCAACGGTCGTTCGGATGTCTCCAGCCTCACCCGGGCCAAGGTCGAAAGCCTTCTGGAGGTCCACGGTTACCGTCGCCGGACCTCCGCCCCACCTCGCTCGCCACTCGTCGAGCTGGTCTTCCACGAACTGGACAGCGTCTGGGCGATGGAACTCGTCCGGGGCGTGGAGAGCGTCGCCAAGGCGAACCGGGCCACCGTGGTGCTCACCAGGAGCGGCACCCGGCACGCACCCGCACCCGACTGGATAGAGGGTGTGCTCCGGCGCCGGCCGCTGGGTGTCGTGCTGGTCTTCTCGTCGCTGCCCGCCGAGGTGAAGCACCGGCTCAGGGCGCGGGACATCCCGTTCGTCATCGTCGACCCGGCCGGCGACCCCGACCCCGACGTGCCGTCCGTGGGCTCCGCCAACTGGGCCGGCGGTCTCGCGGCGACACGCCATCTCACCGGCCACGGACACGAACGCGTCGCGGTCATCACCGGACCCGAGGACATGCTGTGCTCACTGGCCCGGCTCGACGGGTACCGCTCGGCCATGACCATGGCGGGCCTGCCGACCGACCCGCGCCTCGTCCGCTTCGGCGACTTCCATGTGCGAAGCGGCTTCGAGCACGCCATGGACCTGCTGAACGGCCCCGAGCGGCCGACGGCGATCTTCGCGGGCAGCGACCTCCAGGCCCTCGGCGTACTGGAGGCCGCCCGGTTGACGGGCCTGAGGGTGCCGGAGGACCTCTCGGTGGTCGGCTACGACGACGTGCCGCTGGCCCAGTGGGCGAGCCCGCCACTGACCACGGTCCACCAGCCGCTGCGGCACATGGCCGAGGAGGCGGCCCGCATGCTCTTCCGCCCGGACGAGCCCGGCAGGACCGCCCAGCGCATCGCACTGGCGACCCACCTCGTCGTTCGGCAGAGCACGGCGCCCCGGGGCTGA